The Microplitis mediator isolate UGA2020A chromosome 4, iyMicMedi2.1, whole genome shotgun sequence nucleotide sequence atttttcattcaaaaaaaatgtttataaaccGATCAgaaaaaaacaacaataataattttatatatatacaggcGAATGGATTTTttagtgcaaaaaattttttggggcaagtaaaaatttcgtgtccagaaattctttttttctatatatatatctctatatataaatatggtTGAATGCATTTCAGTTATGATAATGCATAGAAAATTTGATCCAGGTGCATTTGAAACTACCGTTTGAAAAGAAAAACCGGAAGTCGCGGTCTGTCTTGTGAGCACGTGTCTTGTTCCGTCAAACACGtgtcataaaattattgtaatttataattattttttaacgtagaaaaataaatagtcatttttttatcaaggcTTGATGAAATTGGAGCAGTCTAGCGAGCCATCGATATCTCTGATGTGAAGGATAATTAAAGAGACGCCGCCTATGATGTCCTGGAGAAGGGAAGCTCCGTCCACTGAAGCTCAGGACACGAATCACGTTTCAGGTATCACAGACTTTGCGATCATTGGTCGGTGTTTCAAAGGAGAGGATCGGACTTGACAATTTTTAGCCACGTCCATTGTCCATCTCATAGAATATACGATTTACtaacgtaatttttttaaatatattcatattgAGCCgcattacaatttattattatgagtaaaataacaatctcatatattttaaaataattacgtattttttccaatcaaaatttttacgcctcgccgcaaaaaaaatttactttataaataaccatttaaaaatgaatttatatttaactttttgtCAAACAGATACTCtggcaaaaaaatatataagagaaTATGTAAAGCGTTATAATAATCGTATAAAAAATGGCGAAAAATAAAgagtaaaaagaaaatgaaagaaagGGGCGGAAAACGACGCCGGTCGTCCTTATCCTCCCCATCAGAGCGTGGGTAAGTATCTGAAGGCGATCAATAATCTCCTGGGAACATCCGTCCCCTGCCTCTCTGGCCGTCGACCCCCTGGCTCAACTCTATCACGTCCATGATGGTGTGCGCTGGTTcaaacagcagcagcagtatCACTAACGACGGACCACCACCTGCCGTTCACCTCCACCGAATACCAACCACTATCATGCGCTCATACTCGACACACAACCACCACTTTCTGCTCACTACCACCATcccaaatttaaatatacataaaaaaaacctCTCGACTATACATCCATTCCCTGTGCTGGGTTTTCCTGGTTACCCCCGACCTCTCAGACCCCTCGACCGCCGCCAGGTTAAAGTCTACTACGTCAAGCGTCAGGTTGTGACTCACAAACCCCACGCGAGTGTGTACAGTAAATCCCACACACACTTAAATTCACCCCTACAGCGTGTCAACCTGCTTCTCATTCTCATTGCCCactctaatattttttatcatgcatTCTGTTAGCCCCCCAATAAACTACTAACAGGTGATcctcttattttttatcattgaataaaaaaatttccctaAAAATTGAACGATCCtcaagttagcagacaattaaaaattttttgactttttttttaacaataaaatttgaagaaaaaaaaaactaaaaatatccacatgtagaaaatttaaaagactacaggtgcaattttttgaaatatttttttttataatttattgtttaaaaaaaatccaaaaattactagacctcggctaacttcagtatcataaaaatgatgattcTCAATTTAGCAGAAGAAGAAACAGAAGTTGAggattaacaattttcgaattttttttaacactttaatataaaaaaaaaaaaaaaaaataaaaaaatgcacatgtagaaaatttaaaaaactataagtgcaattttttaaattcatcatttttataaaaatcaaaaagttattagatGTCGGGTAATTtgagtatcataaaaattcaaattaaaaatcttaCCGCGAATTGGAATCAAtggatttttgaatttcaaggAATTTCTTTGGGTTGAGTAGGAGATTGAAGTCAAGAAATAAAAGTTCGCCTGATTACTGATGAAACAATATATGAATACTAGCCTTGAAAATAACAAGTTTAATAAATGCCTAAGACGGGCAGTAGTTATAAAGGGAAACAGAATTATTGGGTCATACGTAAAAGATGATGTGGACTTATTTAAGTGGTCAACCTCAATGAATAGATAACCATGACGAAAGTGGACATAGAATCGGTGCGTCTTGGCATATAAGCCAAGAAGGGGCTAGTTGTAATGCCAGGtagattaaatattcaaaagaaTTGATTCTCTTTGCCGCAGCAGCACACAGTCACTGCAACACTACTCAGCCCAcatactaattttaaattattatatttatttataaatatgtggaatttttttacacatgCATTGacttctaaataaaaaaattaacacgaataataatttttccaataaACAATTCGCTTTTACTTTCACTAGTTTTCCCCTAACAAACTCATGGAAAATATATTTGTgacttataataaaaatttaaaacttttaaatcaaCTTACCAagtttgtgaatattttttaaaagtaaataatgaattccaagtttactttttatctgacactttattttatcaagtaaatgatttcacaatttttaccaacatggaaaataatttaaacagaggaaatttaaattcaagttttaatgaaataatagtTTGTTAAgagacaaaataaatttaatttgagttaagtaattaaataaatttatttcatggCGCAAAGATCAAaagacatttaaataaaataagactCGGGACAGCCTACGTCCACTGTTACCACCATCCCCTTTAGTACTGATTTCGACCCCCGGTTCACTAGAATCGTCAGCCATATTTTTACCTGCGAAGGTCGACGAAGTTCTGCCGGCTACTCGaactttttataaagaaaacgAATCAGACTACAAGTTACTCGagactaataaataattttgattgaaaaataaaaatattaaatatcatacaataattaatagcaaGTCCATaccataatttattatcattattattattattattattattattattattattaaaaaatatttaaaataatcgcgTGGATTAAATACATTATTGCTATACACCTGGACCCGCAGACGAGCCACCTCGTCACGGTGAATGATTCCCTTGTCTGAAAGGGTCGTTAGCCGATAGAAAAAAACCTGGCTAATCTTAAAAtaaccaagaaaaattttcatatactGTTTAATCAATCAGGCATTTATTATCTCATTACATTACATAATATTATCCTTTTCTTGTTAAGGCATtagtcatttaattaattttaaatgccgGTAATAAGCTGattctaataaaattacaattatcaatAACGTACTGCTTctgcaatgaaaaaaaaattgtcatgcCAGAGTTCATTACACAATTAACtctttataaaatgtaaagtaattttttcatcaataattttttttataaacgagTGGGTCACGAGACGAACGAACGGTATTGATATACATGATTAAAATACTAACtgattgttattatcattaatattataatgtaaatttatgataattattattattaatattattattaatattattattattgttactattaaaattattattattattattattaaaattatttgattatatttttcggtgataattaaattaatggagaactaatatcattttttttttacaagtgcTGTACGTAAGAAAGtacactaattaatttattaattattcccGCTCGTTAgcttctcattttttttttattttatatgtttatttattattaatttttttttgtctactaAGGCCACCATGACAGATGACAACTACTCGCTATACAAACAAgtttttcttcattaatattaattatttactcttatcattatttatttttaattattcgaaCCTTCTCTTATTTAAGTGAGGGCATAACTTGAGTAgattctaaataaaataacaaatgcACGCATAATTTTAGATATTGCCTTTGAGTTGtacaacaattaaaatatgtaacaacgaataataataataataataataataatgatagtaataatttaatttaaaagaaaaaaatatttacacaaaTGTCTGGATattgaaaacttgaattatttttaagtcaaCTATTTGCGACGTTATTTTATGCTATCTAAGATCTAAATTGATCacattttaagttttttaaaattaccgcGCAAAAAGGACAAATTCTACAAAACACGAAATGtcttttttacaattttaccatgacctttgttttttttttacaggaattaattaactcaaaaagtaatcaatcactcaaaaataattaaagttaatcAAGACACTTGTGTAGCCGATTTTCTTTaaaaccaagaaaaaatttccattaattattatttattgaattgtatatttattattattatttaattattaaggcTGATCAGTTGTAAATGGTGTTATTCCATTATTTGCCATATTGTCCATAATGCTGCAGATATAAGCAGCGACATCAATTTGCGCCTCTTCAGATCGTCTTATAAATGCATGATCTAAAAGTTTATTGTACTTCGGGCGTTGATGTTCTTCTTTTATTAaactgtaaaatataatttttattttttttcccttcaaatttacggtaaatttttttttttaaattaaatttaaattccaataaaattcatatcaattattttcaaatattcgagagcacacagaaaaaattttttctcgccccaagaaattttttttagtatgaattgaaaacaaaatttttttgcttgaagaaaaaatttattgactcaaGATCAGTTGTCTGTGGGATCCATTATCGTGTGATTACTTGTCGGGgatacccgtgtaaaaaaatttttgttcctaCTGAATTTAGATCTGAATTTCACCACaaaactcagatcgtgacacaaatatgacattcatcatgaatttgctCCCACAATTATTCGTCTAGTAAATCCGTATCacctctaaaaatttataattacgtctttgaattggacttgggatgacttcgatagaaacttgactgaatttttactgcattaaacttttaatcaaatttatcgaCTCAGAAACTACcaataaatttcttctatcaagtacttgattaaaataaatcagtttcgattgtacaattaatttagtgaatgaacttcggatcacttgaataaaaatttgactgaGTCATAACTTTGTCATGATTAGAATTGTTGatacaaattcatgatgaaagtcatatttgtggcacgatctgagtttcgtaatgaaatttagatctaaattcgttatgaataaaaatttttttacacgggtcaGTTGTCtgggatcagttgtcatggaacccacagatagtaattttaaaaaaatatagttaccAAGTGTTAACAAAGTTTACAAATTCCATAGTAAAATGATTGCCATTGCCATTGGGTGATAATCGTGGCGGGTCTCCCTGTACAACTTGATACAATTGTTCAAAAACTGAATTCCATTTAGGATATGGAAAATAACCAGTTGCAACTTCCATCAGTGTGATTCCTAATGACCAGACATCACTTCTCACATCATAACCGCGAGCTCGCTGAGGGTCTATCCGCTCCGGCTAATAATCAGAACCAatcatttcaattaaaaaaaaaaaataataaacctaCAGACTTTTACATCAAATGACAACTATGAAACTTACAGCCATGTAAGGTCGGCAACCGGCGTCACGCGTACGTGCGATAGAATCCACTAGCTGCCCAGAAATACCGAAGTCACAAAGTTTAATATTGCCGCCACGATCCAATAAAATATTGCTTGGTTTAACATCACGAtgaattattcgtaatttttctttaagaTAATTAAGTGCTTTAACAGTAGCTACTGTTATTTTACCCAGTATGCACTCGGGTATCCTCTTATTTAATCTctcgtaaataaatttataaaatttatctaatgaGGTGTCCATTAGTTCCATACAAATCCAACAGTCACCTTCTTTAAATAAAGCTCCGTAAAATTGCACGATATATGGACACTCATTTGACTTCATCACCACTTCCAAGtccattaataattgattttgttCTCTTTCATCTACCGTAGAACGAATTCTctacaatta carries:
- the LOC130666497 gene encoding dual specificity mitogen-activated protein kinase kinase 4 — its product is MAESQGNSSSNQLNQVPGSGRTFNFQRFDFRSNNDIQKESEKRRALKLPLPTQSSSLPTNSSNSSSTGTSASSPVPLSRPILPLSISKLPVKSRTPPQQGHFPDKARDKLRMCQSMQSTGKLQLSPDTVYDFTSEDLQDIGEIGRGGFGTVNKMIHRISNTVMAVKRIRSTVDEREQNQLLMDLEVVMKSNECPYIVQFYGALFKEGDCWICMELMDTSLDKFYKFIYERLNKRIPECILGKITVATVKALNYLKEKLRIIHRDVKPSNILLDRGGNIKLCDFGISGQLVDSIARTRDAGCRPYMAPERIDPQRARGYDVRSDVWSLGITLMEVATGYFPYPKWNSVFEQLYQVVQGDPPRLSPNGNGNHFTMEFVNFVNTCLIKEEHQRPKYNKLLDHAFIRRSEEAQIDVAAYICSIMDNMANNGITPFTTDQP